The Camelus dromedarius isolate mCamDro1 chromosome 19, mCamDro1.pat, whole genome shotgun sequence genome segment TGCTGCTACAGTGCCCTAGGGGATCTCTAGTTGCATTTCACCCCACTCCTGGGCCAGGGAGGCTAGTTTCAGAGGCTGGGGTTCCTTCTGCTgctcccagggcctcctgcacCTTACCCAGCACATGCTTACCGCAGACTTGCCACCTTCCAGCCAATGACCCATGAAGGCTGTCCTTGAAGGTCTCACTTCCCCTTGGCTAGTCAGAACACACCTGTTTTCCAGCTCAGGCCTGTTAGctgcaaacatttcctgagtgccTGTGGTATGCTTCTACCACGTATGTATGTGTACTCCCCGGGGGGGCTGGACATGGAAAGAGCACAGTAACCTGGCAGGGTAAGCGCTGGcatgcccattttataggtgggaaaggtgaggcacaaagaagttagtgcccaaggccacatagctAGTCAAGGCATCAGGTTGATTATCTGAATTTCCATGAGTCCATCCTCCACTTAACACTCATTTCAGACTTATTTTCCAGTTTGTGAACCTCAGAGGGTGTCCCTTCCAGGGCAGCTTTCCCTGTTTGAGTCCCACCTGTGCTCTTCCCATTCCTGCGTGGCAGGTAGTTGAGGAAACCTTCTTCCCAGCCCCCCAACCTGTCTCACACATGTACCTCCTTGCTCTCCTGTCTCCagcctctgttttcctcttttgccCAGTTCTGGCCACAACTCTGGTCTGCTCTGTACAGCGTCCACAGAGGGTGTATTTCCTGGACATAAGCTGTTTCACTTTCAGTTTGCACCCCCttcatttccccccaccccaaggctGCCTCCACCACCCGGGTGGGAAACCCCCTCCTCCTATCCCTGGGGAGGGCCCAGCCCTTCCTGGGGCCAAGCacagctgctccctcctccctgggaggACCTGTGTGCCCTCCCCCACTCTCTTCCCTCTCAGGCCTGGGGCCATTTTTGAAAGTGCCCCAGAGAAGGGTGGGGGGGGCGGTCCCTCTGTGTTCTCCACCCTTCCACTCTTTCAGGGCAGGGACGGGGGAAGGCAgatcctcccctcctccacccctgggTGCCTGGCCTCATTAAAATAGACCTTTGCCTGGCACACCCCCATCCCAACTACTTCTTCCTGAACAAGgtgtcctcctctcttccctggtCCCTGAAGCCTGGTGCCCCCAGGACCGCAGGGCTGGGGGGTTACCTACTGCACCTCAATCACTACCCCTGGGACTTAATTCTGGGATGAAGGTGGAGACTAGAAacagcccccagggccaggggCCTGTGCCTACCTGGGTCTGCCTCTACCCTCATCCGAGTGGCCTGACTTCCTGGTAGGGGGCCGTCCACTGTACCCCACCTGCTGGGTTTGCTGGGCCCAGGCTATTTCCCAGGGGGAGCTGCCTGGCTTGACTTGCAGACCTAGTGTTAGGACTCCTGGGGCAGCAGGAAGCGCTATAAAAGTTCTCCCCCTGCCCTTGACCTTGGCTCTGACCTCCACTCCCATCCCCCAGATTGCTCAAGAACTTGGTTCTTTGGCACCCGATTCTCTGGCACCCAGGGCCAGAGCAAGAGGGGAAGCTGTCTGTATGGCAGCCAGAGGGAGCCCTGACTGGATCAGGCCCCCAGCAGGGGTTGGCAGAGCTGCCCAGATAAGCCTTgaggcctccccctccccaccggGCCCCCTAAGGGTTCCCTGCCTCACCCTGGGCCTAGGTTTCAGAGAGCAGGGAGGATGGGCAGGACCCTCCCGCTTACCTGCCTGGACCctagccctggccctggcccggGATCGCTCAGCAGGGCGGAGGCCGGAGATCCTGAGGGGCCAGTGGCTGCTCCCAAGGGTAAGGTACCCAGGCCTGGCTTCCCGGAACGGGCGTCAGTGAATTCCTGGTGTCCGGATGCAGCCTCTGCTTGTCCTGGCGCGGCCCTGGGGACCCGCAAGGCTTCGGTGATCATAGAGGTGCCGGCAACTCCCTGCTTCAATCAGCTCCCTCTAGAGGAAGTTGCTCTGTGGCCGCCGGATGCGGATGCACCAGCCTAAGCCTTGGGCTAGGTCTGGTCTCGGCTCCCTGGCGAGAGAGCTGCTCCCACCTGGGAGGagtgtctccccctcccccactgctttCCCCACCACTGATTCCCAGCCCTCATCCTTGGTCTTTTCCCCACTTCCGTCatcaatattaataaaaaaaagccAGGATGGTGAGGTTTCTTAAGcaccactgtgtgccaggctctttaGGAACTACTGTCTCACAGAATCCTCTCAACAACCTATGGAAGTAGGTACTTAGcctacacccattttacagatggatagACTGAGGCTTAGGAGGCTGGTTTAAGGAACCTCTCCCCAGGTCACTGAGCTGGTTTTATAATCGGGGCTGTAGGTGGGGGATAATAATACTAAATTGAGATTCAACGTGCAATTAAGACCCATGTACCAAGCACCTTGGTGGTGTCCGGAGGTAAAAATCTTGAAGGTGATAGGTAAACAGAGATGAAAACACAGGGTCTGTGCTACAAACTGGGCACGTGCAAGCTGGATGCTGAGAGGGAGACAAGAGGGAGGACAGATACTCTCTGGCCTCGGGGAATGGCCCTCAAGGACAAAAGCAGCCACAGCCAGGGAAGGACAGGCCTAGCGGAGAGGGGTGAGTGCCCCTGCCCCGTTCTGATTCGGGGTTCCCCAACCTCCTCTGCCCCCTACCCCTGTGTCTCCTGGAGCCTCACCAACTGCCCCGCTCAGGCTGGCTCCCCAGGCCTCCTTCCCCTGTTTCATTGCCCCCTGCACATTCTGCCCCCAGCCAAATCCCCCCTACcataccccacccccacctttgcCTTCTAGAACTCCTGGAAGTTTTCAACTGGAGGTTTTAATTTGAAAACCTTCTATTCTTAAGCAGTTGGTCCTGAGGTGGCTGCTACAGCTCTTCCCTCTGACTCAGGTCCTTCTCAAGATGGAGACCCCAGCTCCAACCCCTCGATCCAGAATTTGGGGCCACTCCTCCATGCTCTGCCTTTTCCATAGCCTGGTGGGGAGCAAGGGCAGCCCAAAGAGCTCAGACAAGGCCCTGTTAGGGGGTCGGGCACTCCCCTTGCCAGAGCAGGACGCCATCCGCTTGATAACTGACcaccagggaggagcagggaggaaggagtcCAGGCCATCCGCCGTGCTGCCCTGTACCCTCTCTGTGGCCCTATCACAGCCCGATCCCTCAAGGCTTGGGATGGGGGATGCAGGGccccagacccccacccccatggaGGTCCTGAGGGTCGTGGCCCAGGGTGCAGAGGTGAAGTCGTCCTGCCCAGGGGAAGCCAGGAGGTGCTGGGCAACCTGTTTGagttggaggagagggaagatgaggaggaggaggaagcagcagggAAGGCCTTAGGGGATACTGGGACCTCAGACAGGTGAGGAGCTGGGCTGTGGATTGTGGGAAGGAGCCTCGGATGGTGGTACTGGGGCGAGGCCTGGATGTAAGAAGAGAGAAGGATGTGGACCTGGATGGGAGGACCCAGAATGGGGATGGACCAGGAACAGACTCCTTGGATGGGCAGAGGACTGGGTGGGGAATGGATGGACACATCATGGTTGGAGGGGAGCTCGGGGCTgttggaggcagagatgggggtcTTCCCACAAGTGAGGGGTTATGGATGGAGGCACCGAAAGGAAAGGGGGACAGGCCAGGGACTGGGAAGGGCTCCTTTCCGGGCCCcactcctccctgccttccctcctcactCTCTCCTACCTGGTTCCCACTCCCATGTGGACTTGGTGCCCACCCTGGTGAGGAAGGGGGCCCacttctccctctgctccccacccctctcctcaccCTGTTATTGGAGACAGATACCCACCTCTGTGATGAAGACCCCAGAGGGCACAGCAGGGAGTCGTTGGGaacaggaggatggaggaggctgAGCTGGGCTTGTGTGAGAGCCTtagggggctggaggggctgggggccttcACCACATCTCTGGGCTCCACCTGCCACCTGCATCTGACTATGCTTTGGGATTAGGGGCCACTTTGCCCAAGCCTTGGAGCAAGGATGCCTGCAAAGGGCCATGGGGCCACTGGCAGTCAGCCCCGAGGCCTTtaccagggaggaggaggaggaggaggaggaggagtgtcTTCTTAGTGGTGAGTGTGGTGGCCACAGGCGTGAGGGAGATGCCAGAAACAGACCATCTTCCTCTAGGACTCCCCAGGGCTGTGGGGCCTGGGAGGACACAGGGCAGTTTGAGGGAATGCTGGAAGCAGGCTGCGTTTGAATTCCTACTCCACTAGGCCAAGCTGTGTGATGGCAGCAAGTCACTcaacctttctgtgtctcagttcctcatctataaaatggtaataTAACAGTACCTATCTCAGAGGGCAGTTGCAAGGATGAAACGAGAAGTTCTTTGTGAACGCCTgggactgtgcctggcacatagcaggtgtttgCTAATGAAAACAAGGAAACCTCACCTTCAGCTTGGCCCTCCCTGTGTCACTGCCCACCTGGGCTTGGGCCTGGGCCGCCTCTCATTGCTGTCAGCCTGTCAGTGACCCCTACCTCTCCACAGGAGACCTCGGGTTGGCCTCCTCGAAAGTAGGGACAACTCCCTGGAACTGCCTCCTCAGCTTGTACAAGCAGCTTCAGAAATCGGCCATGGCCAAGGTCCGTGGGGCTAGGCTCTGGTTGCGGGGGTGAGGCCTGCCTAGGGTCTCAGGGGAGCAGTCATCTTTCTTAACCCTTTGGGAGCTGTTGTTCCCTCCTGCTTTCTGTTTTTGGGTTGGGGTGCGGGCTTGGGGccctgccccctgacctgctcattgacggggcacaccctcagtttcctctcaaGGAAGTCTTGCCCCACGAGGagaaagatgaggaagaggaaatggaggaagaggaCAGCTCATTCAAGCTCTGTGTCCCAGACATTGTCACCCTCCAGTCGCCGCTGCATAAGACTTTTGGGTCGACAGATACAGTAGGTAAGTGTggtgcccccacctccccgcccaaTCAGTCCCCAGGTGGAGGGAGTCCCACTTTGGCCTGTGGCTCATGGGTGCGATACCAGTTCTTACCACCAGGTGGCACCAGAAGACCTAAGATGACCACTCGAGCTCGGGGACCAGTGTGTGGCTGGTCTGGAGGTCAGGCTAGGTTTAGCTAGTGTCCTCCTCCCTCAGGGTTTGGGAGgctgccggggtgggggtggggggttgacTGGGACTCCAGTTCCTCAAGCACTACCCAGTCCCAGCCCGGAATTCTCCCTCTTTCACTGGCCACCTCCATCCCTAGTTTTCCCATCACGCATCATGCACTGCTGTGACAGTGCCCCAGAGGGCCCACTCTCCCATTACAGCTCCCTTGCTGCCCAGACATGGTGAGCAGATGGCCTAGTGATAGTCACATATTACGATAACATCACTGTTGACATTTTCATAGCCATTACTATGGGCCAAACCCTCTTTTAAGCACTTTTCATGAAGTAATGCATTATAACTCTGAGGTAGGTCCTGTTACAGTCTCTGCTTCACTCTGAGGAaagtggggcacagagaggttaaataaaacttgtccaagctcacacagctagtaagtggcagagctggaactcgAACCCAGGGGGTTTGGGTGGTTTCAGATCCGTGCTCTGAAGTTGGTGGCTGGAGTgggccaggtgggggtgggggcagatgtCTGGCCCTCGCATGCTCTCCCCAGGAGGTAGGGAAAGAGACTCACACTCATACTGGCAGGAGAGAGCCCATGGAAAGTGAGTTTCCTGAGAAAGGCAGGGTGGTAGGGAGGTGGCATCTGGCTGGCTCCGGGGATGAAGAAAGGGCTATGGCTGGGGGTGACCAGGGGCTGCACAGGCTGCGGTGAGGTTTGGAGAGCCGGAgccacctcctcttccttcaaTCCTCATCAGGTTGCTCCACCCTTCTCCTGCCTGTCCCATGCCCATCTCTCTGGCTCTCAGGTTTTGTGGAGTCGGAGTTAAAGAAGCTTCCGGTAGTACAACGGGAGTCCTGCCTCTGGAAGATGGGTGGCCATGAGGGCCAGGA includes the following:
- the LOC105101375 gene encoding LOW QUALITY PROTEIN: gametogenetin-binding protein 1-like (The sequence of the model RefSeq protein was modified relative to this genomic sequence to represent the inferred CDS: inserted 1 base in 1 codon), with protein sequence METPAPTPRSRIWGHSSMLCLFHSLVGSKGSPKSSDKALLGGRALPLPEQDAIRLITDHQGGAGRKESRPSAVLPCTLSVALSQPDPSRLGMGDAGPQTPTPMEVLRVVAQGAEVKXVLPRGSQEVLGNLFELEEREDEEEEEAAGKALGDTGTSDRGHFAQALEQGCLQRAMGPLAVSPEAFTREEEEEEEEECLLSGDLGLASSKVGTTPWNCLLSLYKQLQKSAMAKFPLKEVLPHEEKDEEEEMEEEDSSFKLCVPDIVTLQSPLHKTFGSTDTVGFVESELKKLPVVQRESCLWKMGGHEGQELLDQQEITLEEAGIVDSQVCLAHPTTTPCLRALGKVGLETSYLLRPLGLAPASPLPPPTLHCWV